In Candidatus Rokuibacteriota bacterium, the following proteins share a genomic window:
- a CDS encoding SDR family oxidoreductase — MTDGRLFGKTAIVTGSTKGIGLGIARAFVREGARVIINSRSAEDCARVARELGSSAVAVAADLSRSDEVRRLAKESLAAFGGTVDILVNNAGQPRVAPSESLAESDYRYTLDLNLNGCFVLTQEVVQGMLAAGSGNVIHVSSMNGTVPFPQRLAYCVSKAGLNMMTKVMAIEWAARGVRVNAIAPGYVQTEFITMLSAKGILDAEKLARRTPMGRIGTPEEIGEVAVFLASSAASFITGEILTVDGGWSSYGYL, encoded by the coding sequence GTGACGGACGGCAGGCTCTTCGGCAAGACCGCCATCGTCACGGGCTCGACCAAGGGCATCGGGCTCGGCATCGCGCGCGCGTTCGTTCGCGAGGGCGCCCGCGTGATTATCAACTCGCGGAGCGCCGAGGACTGCGCCCGCGTGGCGCGCGAGCTGGGATCATCCGCGGTCGCGGTGGCGGCCGACCTGTCGCGCTCCGACGAAGTGAGAAGGCTCGCGAAGGAATCGCTCGCGGCCTTCGGCGGCACGGTGGACATCCTCGTCAACAACGCGGGTCAGCCGCGCGTCGCGCCCTCGGAGAGCCTGGCCGAGTCCGACTACCGCTACACGCTCGACCTCAACCTCAACGGCTGCTTCGTCCTGACGCAGGAGGTCGTCCAGGGAATGCTGGCGGCGGGCAGCGGCAACGTCATCCACGTGAGCAGCATGAACGGCACCGTGCCCTTCCCGCAGCGCCTCGCGTACTGCGTCTCCAAGGCCGGGCTCAACATGATGACCAAGGTCATGGCCATCGAATGGGCGGCTCGGGGGGTGCGGGTCAATGCGATCGCCCCGGGCTATGTCCAGACGGAGTTCATCACGATGCTCAGCGCCAAGGGCATCCTCGACGCGGAAAAGCTCGCGCGGCGGACCCCCATGGGGCGGATCGGTACCCCTGAGGAAATAGGTGAAGTAGCGGTCTTTTTGGCCTCATCCGCCGCGTCGTTCATCACCGGCGAGATCCTGACCGTCGACGGGGGGTGGTCTTCCTACGGCTACCTTTGA